A segment of the Corylus avellana chromosome ca2, CavTom2PMs-1.0 genome:
TTCCTAATTAGGTGAGTAGATCGTGAAACAAATGGGTGGTTGGGtattgattaattaaatcaGAGAGATAAATTCAACTACAAAAACATGTAAATTTATAGCGAAGATTGACACATGAACATCTTGATATATGTTTTATTGATTGAGATATTTGCAGGAGAATCACACTCCACTAATTAAGCTTGGTTTTTAATGAACTTTTCTTCTAGCAGATTTGCAAAGcagtatatttttatcaattaccAAAAGAATAATGacaatgagaaagagagaaaaatggtaAGGGCATGAAGAAAACAAGTATTATTATGCCGAAGATTAGAGAGGTGCTTAATTGACAGTACTTACTATCAGAATTCCAGCCCCTATTGATAAGTTTCAGAGCCTGTTGAGGAATCAGATGAAAGGGAGTTTTGATGGTCAACCTTGCAGGGTTTGGCTTCGACCGTATTTATATAACAATGCTcactattatatataattgatcTAAAACCTTAAAAGTCAGTCCTGTATCTTTTGAAGATTGTTTCCTTCTCAAAGAgacgtttttaaaaataattaaaaattactgTTATTGTGTGAACGTACGCATGTTATGGTTTCTAGGTAGTATGAAAGTGACTATAGAAGTCTTCACATGCATATGGTTTAAATATGGATATGCAATGAGAAGAATATTTCAACCACCCAAAAGTATATGATATATAATTTCGTTTTCTATTATTAACTGATTATAGAGGTGTCACATCCGGATTACTCATAGGCAATGATAACGATTATTTTTCAAAGCATTAGGACATACCCTCCATTCTTGATTCTGTGTATAGATCACAGAGAAAAGGATCTATATATTGAGGATgaatgggagagagagatttttgtGGACAAAACGAGTGGGCAGAAATAATTGAGGAAATAAATGTGTTTTCATTAGTGTGAAATGAATCAAAGCCCAGCTAGCGTTGAAAGAAGGAGCCAGCAGCTTGAGGCCTACTCCAATTATtaagataagaaaataaaacaaaaaagaaggaaaaaagacaaCTTTTTGTTGAAGCCCGAATTTAGACCAGCTGCGTGCAAAGCCAATGAAAAAAGTTAGCAAGTAAAAGCTAGCAGCCCGTGAACACcggaaagagaagaaggaaagtaACAAAAGTCAACAAAAGACGAGTgaagaaaaatgtgataaataGGGGGACCCGATTTCACCTCACCATGTCGGTGAAAGACAATATTCGTATGCTCAGCTCACATTCTTCGTAACCAAGTtatcattttatcaaaatttaataataattaattataaaatcaaTGTTAATTTTAGAAGCCATATTATTCTTAAAGTGTGACACCGGACAGAACTAGAATTATTCTGACAGCATATAATAACAGCAGAAACAAAGaattgaagataaaaaaaaaataataataaataacaaataggaaagaaaaagtcccaaaatgccccaaataagcaaacagataaatagctctgaaagacttaaatttaattgatagtataaactgaattTAATTCCTCCCGCATCAANNNNNNNNNNNNNNNNNNNNNNNNNNNNNNNNNNNNNNNNNNNNNNNNNNNNNNNNNNNNNNNNNNNNNNNNNNNNNNNNNNNNNNNNNNNNNNNNNNNNGAGCTCctcacaggtatatatatatgtacatgcatccttgtacttatttatttgtttggtttggatttggtgTTTGCATGCTAGGTTGGGTAAATgcaacgtcagaaaaaattcctgacgtgtgagtgggtaacacgtcagaaaattctgacgtgttacccaCTCATAtgtcaggaatttttttttcctgacacctatGTTTATGACAATCAACACGCATCAGAAACgacccgtcagaaaaattttctgacgtgtcagacactagaacacgtcagaaaacacatgtcataaaaaaatggttttttttgtagtgaagggattcattcatatttttatgtCTTTAATATTATGTCAATTCACTATTtgccttagatttttttttttttcattctttttcttaaaattgaaaaatttaataattaacctaataaatgaaaaaaaaaaaaaaaaaaaaaatctaacttgAGACAGTCCATGAGCAGGGAGACTCACCGTTGAGTGAAACGTATGTTAACaaagaggtatatatataaattgcaTGATTGAATCACACTTGACAAGTGAAAGCAcatactaaataaattaaagctTGGCTAAAATCAACGAGGTCTGGATTTACGAAGTAAAATACAATGCcaaatatatgtatacatatatcaCATAAACCAAAGGAAAAGTCTTTTATGGAAATAATCAAACGAGCATCAATTCAGAGTCTTGATCTGCTTTCTTCTTTGCCATGCTTTCCTTGCTCGAAATCTCTTGATCACCTGGGAcaacttttgttcttttttgtttgactGGCATTTGGTATTTTCTATTGATTAAGCAACTTCCATTAGAAAAGTCTATGTTTACGTAAATATGCCCGAAAAAGAAATCTAGCCCAATATGTTGAGTTTATTGTATCAACCCAAAGTCGAAATGTGCTTGAACAAAAAGAATTATTGGGATAGTAGCCAAAGCGGTGCCCAAGCTGTTTCAGTGTAATATACCAAAAAGCAGGTTGCACTAAAGGCATACCATGCCTGCTATAGAGATGAAGAGTGCAGTAAGCCCACCCAGCAACCTTACAAGTATTGTCTTGAGAACATCCTCCTTGTGAGAATtgacaagaaaacaaatatCGAAGTTGAAGAGAAAACCAATACTATTGTATCTGATATAAAGAATACCGTAAACCAATTACTATTCAAAATAAGAGGTTTCCCTGTGTCAGGTATCCATTTGTCaggtttctttgttttttgattgTTACCACGTGGTGTAGTGAATGTTGCAGCGAAAACCACAATAGCAATCAATGTTGCCGCAACCATACAgtattttgttgtttctttcctccaattttcaccttttttatGCAATTCTTGgtgtttctttttaaatatatccCTAGGTGTTCCATCCTTTGAATTCTTCATGTTCCCGTATGAAGGCGACATagtgttttctattttctacaGTAACCAAGCTATAACTAAACAgcgaaaatacaaaataaataaataaattataaaaaaaataaaaaaaattgtcgaaTAATTATAACACTCACCTAAAACATCAACATCATATCTCTTGTTGAATTTGAAGGGCTTCTGTTGATATGGTATTTAATTGATCTAAAGGAACCAATTTTCCAGCAATGTGCAGCATGTTATCTCCTTTGGCAATGTCCAGTATGTTGCTACCACGTTTGGTGACATAGGTTGTAATCTTTTCCTTCATATATTAGATTAAACACATTCTCTTGCTGATACATTATAGCAATGTGAAATAAACTAATCCCCTGCTCTTCATCTACTAATTGTCAAAAGTGATCCGGATAAGAgcgtataattataattaaaattcaGCATCTTTTACTTTTGCAGCTTCAACAAGTAAAGTCATATGATCATACATCTGTAGTTCTAGTGAGGAAGGTTCCCAGAGCTCTTCAACTAACTGATGAGCATATGTTCGCATCAAAGCTTTATTATAGAACGATGATGCATTTGTCACCTAAACGTGTCGGAATCAAACCAATTTTATAGATCCATTTGTGACTTAAgattataagaagaaaaaaaatctatttcagAGATCGTTTGGTATAAAGAAATATTGATTCAACATaaagtttttataaaagaagaaagcaaaGTTCGCATTAAATGATACATTTTTATCTCAGAATACTGATGTAGCTAGCCATCTCAATCAATTCTTATATCaggctttctttctttttttctttctttttttgcaatGAGTAGAAGGAGGGAGGagatgaagagagatttttttgtcaTTAGAGTTTTTTTACTTTGTTGTGCACTTAGAGATGAAGAGAGatttctttgtcaattttttctcccttttgtatttttctcttttgtgtgagagtgagatttgggtattagggctttgggttttgagtaATTTTCTCTCCGTTAactttgtactccatcttttgatactAAATTTTTTCTGGGTTGTCTCCGCTAGTAGATATAGGCTTGTTAAGCTGAATCACTTAAATCTTAGTGTTGTATGTGGTTtatctattttctattatgctcttttctacttttttaggATCCTGTTATTTAATTTCGTGCACAACAATTACTATTATTCTCAAAAGTAATAGGATCTAAGGACATGTCCCAAAatctatttttcctttttcatcttGTTCTTAGGCTTTGCCAAGAAACTTGCTGGCAATTTCCTCGTACAGAGAACTTAGAGgaagaaatttttaattgcgttaagaaaaagaaagatgaacgCAGGAGTCATGAAcataaaaagtaggaaaaaaccGCCGAGGTGACCGGCATTCAATGTCAAAGGTAATCTATATATGCAACGAAATTTCTCATCACCTGTCCCTAACTAGAAGTTAATTTATATACTAGCTGTTCCTCACAATTCTTTTATTGAAAGCATTGAATGTAATGCTCAAGTGAGTCCATTATTGTCCGTAGATCATTAAACGtgtgaaaagaagaagaaaatatacgACATTGTCTCACAAAGATcaaccttcttttttctttttggaggctcacaaacattaattattctaactttgtcgtctttaaaaagaagaagaaaatataggaCATTTTTTCCACAAGAtcaaccttctttttctttttggatccTCACaaagattaaattatttttaaccttttgtcttctttttaaaagaagaagaaaatataggaCATTAATTAATTGCCTCACAAAGAtcaaccttctttttctttttgagccTCACAGACATAAAGTATTCTAACTGCCTATGCAATGAAATTACTCAACAGAAAATGAAATAGTGTGGAATTGAGCTTAGAAAACTAACTTCAAATAATGCGACCTGCGTTTTTGTGATTTTGCACCACTTGGTCTGCTTCTATGTTGCGGTAATGTAAGTTATTaacaataatactaataataacaactctctctcaaaattaacaataactaattaattgtgAAACcataaacaataacaataactaattaattgtgAAACCatgaacaataacaataattaattaattgttaaaattaacaataacaacCCACGCGGCCATGttgattagaaaataaaaataaaaataaaaaccccacCTTAGGCCACCCACCTTTCACTTGTTTAGTTGTTTTGTcttgtaatttgaaaaataatgcaCGGCCAGATGCTCACAGTCACAGCAAATGCAagggaaagaaacaaaaacttgacacaaaaaaaattaaaacttgcaaaattgaaaagtgaaaacaataaaaagttgCAGACTTGCAGTCTGCCACTCGGCTCAGTAGTACTCTTGTCTCTTTACCGTGCTAGGCTGCTAGCCATTTCCCAAGTTAAGCAAAGCAAAGCAAGTTAAGCAACCAAACGACCAGGGAACAGTTGAAGAAGAGTAATTGAAGTTAGAGTTTCAACATTCAAGAACTTGCCGAATCTACTGCTTTTGCTGGAGCCTGGAGATAAAACAAATTTCTGAGAGGCTGCTGGAAATTAATTCTGATGGTGGCTGGTGTGGTGGGAAATTAGGAATCGGCTGAACTCTGAAGGTTAGGTCAATTTTCAAGTTTGCTTTTCTATTCGGCTGGCAGCACTGGcttatttctgtttttattgtgttgtggttgtgcaCCTGTGGTAGCAGATTAGGGTAGCTGGGATAAAGCGCTTTGAATGGGTAAGGGCCAAAATAGCTTAATGggtaaggccaaaaaaatttaggaataggccaaaaattttattggataGGGCCAAAAAATTAGGAATAGGGCCCAAATTTTAATTGGAAAGggccagaatttttttttaggaaggGCCAattgactaaaaataaaattttaccttattagtattattattttgtgacatacaattttttcctaaaaattttgGGGAGGACCCATGCCTATACCGGCCCTCCCCTATCTCCGTCACTGAATCTCTCGCTTGGAAACATGCACAGACAAATCCATCTAAGTTATAACATAtctctattaaaaaataaaaaaaataaaaagttataacATATCTATACAACATATAAAAATGTCATGAATGTTTTCATTTCTTACTTATTAAGTGAAATTAAGTTTTATAAATAATTCTATAGAAgatctaaaataactaattattATTGGATGACAATACAAATGTGAATAGAACTTTTTTGCTGGTCGCGGTACCGCACAAGTTGTCTTCATGAAGACTTCTTGACGAAATTTTCTGATAATAGCCTCCAATATGTTGAACGGTGGATCCAAAAATTTTAGTGGTAGTAGCTTTCAAGGGCCATGCCATGCCACCCTTAACGTTTACTTCAACGTGTTTAATTCACATCTTCCATAATTTTATCCATAATCTTCTTTTGGTTCGTTTTCTTATCCATTTGCTCCTCTTAACTTTTGCGACTTTACTTTTAGCTTTTGTGTTATTTCTTCGTGTATTTGGAATCATTGACaactttattttgggttaaagCTCATTACTCCTGTggtttaacccaaaaaaaaaaaaaaaaaaccctaataccctatataattaagattgaatCAAGCTTTTTGGactgcttttattttattttatttttttatgttttgagaataaatatttaaacATAAGAATATTCAATAAactaataggaaaaaaaaaaaaaaaactaattagatGTCAAAGTAGGGTGGGTACGTGTAGCATGAGTGGATCACTTGATAAATCAAAGTCTATAATAAATGGATCACTTGATACATCAcaccatcaaaaaaaaaaaaaaatcataaaaatcacACTAGCTATATAAGTCCTGATGGAAATAAGACCACCATCAACCAAAAGGCGTTGACGGAGTTAACTCAATTTCTTTCCTTTGGCTTCTTTCTTCAACATTCCTGGAACCTCCGACATTTTCCCTTTCATTTCGTTTGGCTTGaatttcatattttctattaatCCATTCTCGATTTGGCATCTTCTGCGAGAAAAGTCTACTACGTTTAGATGGCTGGAGGAAAAGAAATCTGGACTTGTATGATGAGACCATTAAATCAACAAATAGCTCTTTACAATTTACCAGAGAAAATGAAGTAATTGGGATAACTGCCAAAGCGCTTAAAACAACTGGAGCCCATGACGTTCCACGACTATACATCAAAATACATGCTGCGCTAAAGGCTACCATCATGCCCATAATGGATATGAATAGTGTGGCTAGTGCAAGCAACAACTTTGAAGGAACTAACACTAAGAAATCCTCTTCTCTGTAACGTGACACGAACATTGACAAGAACAGTAGTATTGAAGCCGAAGAGGAGAATAGTGCAATTGCATCTGATATGAAGAATACCTTAAACCAAGTATTTCTCAAAAGAATAGGAGTGCCTTGTTCTTGATTGTTGCTGCCTGGCACAGAGAAGACTGCAGCAAAAACGACAGCGACAATTAATCTTGCCACAACCATGAAATTGTTTGATGTGCTCTCCATCCACATTTCAGCTTCTATTTGCAAatctttatgtttctttttaaataacTCCTTAGGTGTTAAGCCATCTTTATTCTTCATGTTCATGTATGACGGCGGGACAATCGTTTCTATTTCCTACAAATCAAGTATACATTGACAAGTAATAGTTGAACCAATATTCGTTATGCAACCagaagaacaaataaaaaataaaaaaattaaataatattattgctCACCTTAAACCACAACAATTCTCGTTGCATTCTAAAGCCTCCTAATACAATATTGACTCGATCAAGAGGAGCCAAATTTTCAGCTAAGTACAGTATGTTGTCCCTGTTTTTCAAAGTAATAAGGGATGTAAGGCTGTATGTGATAGTATCTGTCTCATATATTAGATTGACCACACTTTCTTGTCGATATTTAATAGCAATGTGAAATAAACTCATGTTATCTTCGTCCAATT
Coding sequences within it:
- the LOC132169269 gene encoding ankyrin repeat-containing protein NPR4-like, with translation MTFLESNPDCVRVPITKEKATALHVAVIAKHTTFVEELLKLMTPMDLELRAINGFTALHSAAQSRIVEIDKQLVEINDKPLLIPDYSGDIPLNVAAYVGHTNMVSYLFSLTPLEQLTADKHIKLLECTSYNDMYDAALKILEMYPAIASADIEFGWRALEMLASKPLAIGSERFKGICIKALMKTVAHQLVEVLWKNVAILDKQSSSYLVHSHITLLFEATKVGNLEFLNIITCSYLDLLWQLDEDNMSLFHIAIKYRQESVVNLIYETDTITYSLTSLITLKNRDNILYLAENLAPLDRVNIVLGGFRMQRELLWFKEIETIVPPSYMNMKNKDGLTPKELFKKKHKDLQIEAEMWMESTSNNFMVVARLIVAVVFAAVFSVPGSNNQEQGTPILLRNTWFKVFFISDAIALFSSSASILLFLSMFVSRYREEDFLVLVPSKLLLALATLFISIMGMMVAFSAACILMYSRGTSWAPVVLSALAVIPITSFSLVNCKELFVDLMVSSYKSRFLFLQPSKRSRLFSQKMPNREWINRKYEIQAKRNERENVGGSRNVEERSQRKEIELTPSTPFG